A single Mastomys coucha isolate ucsf_1 chromosome X, UCSF_Mcou_1, whole genome shotgun sequence DNA region contains:
- the LOC116093025 gene encoding RNA polymerase II elongation factor ELL2-like: MDRYDHLAAFGGRATGKIKHPEGQMPVKEADNIDPGLVNVSRLPMGISRPVFQASPMYQNNKHPSSSQVSQFQGFQQLNKTTANYSPTDVKTFNFQLSNMSNDSQQEKIGNLQPNMSNSCTQFNCLQSIQDKMSVSRADISVQMTPEKMTEAEQKSCNAWKNIRKSYVQKKMPAQKVPHFVPDQAPVRKRTSPLNPAQAIRKSRMINGVHMRSFRDRVIHLLALKDYKKSELLVQLQKEGIKINDNNFLGKILLQVANLNASTLSYSLKDSIFKEVQRDWPGYSKEDKQSLDLVLSRKLHLFHNATKATHCKETSVVSKTDDTSSSKDHFHHLSGIDTLIKNKGGFCSPKSAVQSASNGHVNSEKSVILPCFAATNKYIPLPTPTSHLPVSNSPQLLKYNRNVRSAPQRSESKHSCDSIHHDGSTVEKEMKKCTSSETSFSASVQKKHSMPIEMQHFVPEKFKCAFAKRKTAIPNYITSTKEKPKIDFNKQDEIMKSNSNKETKKAFADSGRLGTPTATPDYLSNYTIIVSPDQRQCYEKEFRADYSEYQAMYDKIQISCTPVIDLDSERKEFSPGSNEYQDITKKISVEYQKMRQLNPKFCEEKNRCVFLYNKLVHIKKLINDFDQQGIKSTQ, from the coding sequence ATATGACCATTTGGCTGCCTTTGGAGGCAGAGCAACAGGAAAAATCAAACACCCAGAAGGACAGATGCCTGTGAAGGAGGCAGACAACATAGACCCAGGGTTAGTCAATGTCAGTAGGCTGCCTATGgggatttcaaggccagtcttcCAGGCGAGTCCCATGTACCAGAACAATAAGCATCCATCCTCTTCTCAAGTTTCTCAGTTCCAAGGATTTCAACAGCTTAACAAAACCACAGCAAACTACTCACCTACAGACGTAAAAACCTTTAACTTTCAATTATCTAATATGAGTAATGATAGCCAACAAGAGAAAATTGGGAATCTCCAACCAAATATGTCAAACTCCTGCACACAATTCAACTGCTTACAATCAATTCAAGACAAAATGTCGGTGAGTAGAGCTGACATCTCAGTTCAGATGACTCCAGAGAAAATGACAGAAGCAGAACAGAAATCCTGCAACGCATGGAAGAATATTAGAAAATCATATGTACAGAAAAAAATGCCAGCTCAAAAAGTGCCCCATTTTGTTCCTGATCAAGCACCCGTGAGGAAAAGAACAAGCCCCCTCAATCCTGCACAGGCCATCCGAAAGTCACGAATGATCAATGGTGTCCATATGAGGTCATTTAGGGATAGGGTGATTCACCTACTGGCACTGAAAGACTACAAGAAATCAGAACTTCTTGTTCAATTGCAAAAGGAAGGTATCAAAATAAATGACAACAATTTTCTTGGGAAAATTCTTCTGCAGGTGGCTAATTTGAATGCCAGTACTTTGTCATATAGTTTAAAAGATAGTATCTTCAAAGAGGTCCAGAGAGATTGGCCTGGTTATAGTAAGGAAGACAAGCAGTCACTGGATTTGGTGCTTTCCAGGAAACTGCATCTATTTCACAATGCTACCAAAGCCACCCATTGCAAAGAAACATCTGTCGTTTCTAAAACAGATGATACATCATCCTCAAAGGATCATTTTCACCATTTATCTGGTATTGacactttaattaaaaacaaaggaggATTCTGTTCCCCTAAATCTGCTGTGCAGTCAGCATCAAATGGCCATGTAAACAGTGAGAAGTCTGTGATTCTGCCATGCTTTGCAGCTACTAACAAATATATCCCTTTGCCAACGCCTACCTCTCACCTGCCAGTTTCGAATTCACCACAGCTCCTGAAATACAATCGTAATGTTCGCAGTGCTCCACAAAGGTCTGAGAGTAAACATTCATGTGACAGCATCCACCATGATGGCAGCACAGTTGAAAAGGAGATGAAAAAATGCACATCTTCAGAAACCTCATTCAGTGCTTCTGTTCAAAAAAAGCATTCGATGCCGATAGAAATGCAGCATTTCGTGCCTGAGAAGTTCAAATGTGCATTTGCAAAGCGAAAAACAGCCATTCCAAATTACATTACCAGCACGAAGGAGAAACCGAAGATTGATTTTAACAAACAAGATGAAATTATGAAGTCAAATTccaacaaagaaactaaaaaagcTTTTGCTGATTCTGGAAGGCTGGGTACTCCAACTGCGACTCCAGATTATTTGTCTAATTATACCATCATAGTTTCACCTGACCAACGTCAGTGTTATGAGAAGGAATTCCGGGCAGATTATAGTGAATATCAGGCAATGTATGACAAGATACAGATTTCATGTACACCAGTTATTGACCTAGATtctgaaaggaaagaattttCCCCAGGATCAAACGAATACCAAGATATTACTAAAAAAATCTCAGTAGAATATCAGAAAATGCGACAGCTTAATCCTAaattttgtgaagaaaaaaatagatgtgtGTTTCTTTACAACAAGCTGGttcacattaaaaaattaataaatgattttGACCAGCAAGGAATAAAGTCAACACAGTAA